In Acinonyx jubatus isolate Ajub_Pintada_27869175 chromosome A3, VMU_Ajub_asm_v1.0, whole genome shotgun sequence, a genomic segment contains:
- the OTOR gene encoding otoraplin — MARLLLLSLPGLVAICAVHGIFMDRLASKKLCADDECVYTISLARAQEDFNAPDCRFINVKKGQQIYVYSKLVKENGAGEFWAGSVYGDGQEDEMGTVGYFPSSLVEEQHVYQEATKEVPTTDIDFFCE, encoded by the exons ATGGCAAGACTCTTATTACTTTCTCTCCCCGGTCTTGTGGCCATATGTGCCGTGCACGGAATATTTATGGACAGACTTGCTTCCAAGAAGCTGTGTGCAGATGACGAGTGTGTGT ataCTATTTCTCTGGCCAGAGCTCAAGAAGATTTCAATGCCCCCGACTGTAGGTTCATTAATGTTAAAAAAGGGCAGCAGATTTATGTTTACTCAAAGCTGGTAAAAGAAAATGGAGCTGGAGAATTTTGGGCTGGCAGT GTTTATGGAGATGGCCAGGAGGATGAGATGGGAACCGTGGGGTATTTCCCCAGCAGCTTGGTAGAGGAGCAACATGTGTACCAAGAAGCCACCAAGGAAGTCCCCACCACG gatatTGACTTCTTCTGTGAGTGA